A portion of the Macaca nemestrina isolate mMacNem1 chromosome 19, mMacNem.hap1, whole genome shotgun sequence genome contains these proteins:
- the LOC105476993 gene encoding serpin B3 — protein sequence MNSLSEANTKFMFDLFQQFRKSQKNNTFYSPISITTALGMVLLGAKDNTAQQINKVLHFDQVPENTTEKAATHHVDRSGNVHHQFQKLLTELNKSTDAYELKIANKLFGEKTFQFLQEYLDAIKKFYQTSVESVDFAKAPEESRKKINSWVESQTNEKIKNLLPGGSIGDNTTLVLVNAIYFKGQWQNKFNKENTKEEKFWPNKNTHKSVQMMRQNESFNFALLEDVQAKVLEIPYKGKDLSMIVLLPNEINGLQKLEEKLTAEKLLEWTSLQNMREAHVDLHLPRFKVEESYDLKDTLRNMGMVDLFNGDADLSGMTRSHGLMVSKVLHKAFVEVTEEGAEAAAATAVVTGFSSPLLTNEEFHCNHPFLFFIRQNKTNSILFFGRFSSP from the exons ATGAATTCACTCAGTGAAGCCAACACCAAGTTCATGTTCGATCTGTTCCAACAGTTCAGAAAATCACAAAAGAACAACACCTTCTATTCCCCTATCAGCATCACAACAGCATTAGGGATGGTCCTCTTAGGGGCCAAAGACAACACTGCACAACAAATTAACAAG GTTCTTCACTTCGATCAAGTCCCAGAGAACACCACAGAAAAAGCTGCAACACATCAC GTTGATAGGTCAGGAAATGTTCATCACCAGTTTCAAAAGCTTCTGACTGAATTAAACAAATCCACTGATGCATATGAGCTGAAGATCGCCAACAAGCTCTTCGGAGAAAAGACGTTTCAATTTTTACAG GAATATTTAGATGCCATCAAGAAATTTTACCAGACCAGTGTGGAATCTGTTGATTTTGCAAAGGCTCCAGAAGAAAGTCGAAAGAAGATTAACTCCTGGGTGGAAAGTCAAACGAATG aaaaaattaaaaacctactTCCTGGTGGAAGTATTGGCGACAATACCACACTGGTTCTTGTGAACGCAATTTATTTCAAGGGTCaatggcaaaataaatttaataaagaaaatactaaagaGGAAAAATTTTGGCCAAACAAG AATACACACAAGTCTGTACAGATGATGAGGCAAAACGAGTCCTTTAATTTTGCCTTGCTGGAGGATGTACAGGCCAAGGTACTGGAAATACCATACAAAGGCAAAGATCTAAGCATGATTGTGCTGCTGCCGAATGAAATCAATGGTCTGCAGAAG cTTGAAGAGAAACTCACTGCTGAGAAATTGTTGGAATGGACAAGTTTGCAGAATATGAGAGAGGCACATGTGGATTTACACTTGCCTCGGTTCAAAGTGGAAGAGAGCTATGACCTCAAGGACACGTTGAGAAACATGGGAATGGTGGATCTCTTCAATGGGGATGCAGACCTCTCAGGCATGACCCGGAGCCACGGTCTCATGGTATCTAAAGTCCTACACAAGGCCTTTGTGGAGGTCACTGAGGAGGGAGCGGAGGCCGCAGCTGCCACCGCTGTAGTAACAGGGTTTTCATCACCTCTTTTAACTAATGAAGAGTTCCATTGTAATCACCCTTTCCTATTCTTCATCAGGCAAAATAAGACCAACAGCATCCTCTTCTTTGGCAGATTCTCATCCCCTTAG